A DNA window from Verrucomicrobiia bacterium contains the following coding sequences:
- a CDS encoding DUF4173 domain-containing protein, producing MTTTAIPKPPESLPALPEMGDKTRLGLSVLGAAFILGVWGDLSLRQTPWGLNISLWITFLFSFLVLLARRWNNNPSKDTRWLTLLAIPFAAGFAWRDSDFLTFLNVVAVLTALTLLTMRSQAIPLRVAGFVKYLWGAVFTALNAIAGVFPLLFIKIKWDEIQSEGWSKKALPIGRGILIALPIVLLFGALLMAADAVFEGMVKKIINIEIAEEILKHLFFTGLGTWIAGGIFHGIFFSKEIRLPENPLSRSLVIGNTETTIALGLLNLLFLGFVLVQFRYLFGGANLVEVTSGLTYAEYARRGFFELVAVAGLVLPLLLGWHWLLPKENPKSKKLFQVLAGAMIVLLFVIMVSAVKRMRLYQSEYGLTEQRLYATAFMGWLAAVFVWFALTVLRNRRERFMFGAVVTGFVAIFALQVINPENLIVRTNVSLAQTGKDFDVDYAATLSDDALPAIVGALPFLKEAEQKKVFDRVIAPRLASSQKSDWRTWSWSRYQAEKVLAEYRTPFENIMKSWNYENSPILGFSTAF from the coding sequence ATGACGACAACCGCCATACCGAAACCGCCGGAAAGCCTGCCCGCCCTGCCTGAAATGGGAGATAAAACCCGTTTAGGACTTTCCGTTCTTGGTGCGGCTTTTATTTTGGGGGTTTGGGGCGACCTTTCGCTACGGCAAACCCCTTGGGGGCTTAACATTTCACTTTGGATCACTTTCCTTTTTTCCTTTCTTGTCCTGCTCGCCCGCCGGTGGAACAACAATCCGTCCAAAGACACACGATGGTTGACACTGTTAGCCATTCCTTTTGCCGCCGGATTTGCCTGGCGGGATTCCGACTTCCTAACGTTCCTGAACGTTGTTGCGGTTTTAACAGCGTTGACGCTTTTGACTATGCGGTCGCAAGCCATTCCGCTCCGAGTCGCCGGGTTTGTAAAATATCTTTGGGGAGCCGTCTTTACGGCCTTGAACGCCATCGCCGGCGTTTTCCCCCTTTTATTTATCAAAATCAAATGGGACGAAATTCAGAGTGAGGGATGGAGCAAAAAAGCCCTGCCCATCGGACGCGGCATTTTGATCGCCCTTCCAATTGTTTTGCTGTTCGGCGCCCTTTTGATGGCCGCCGATGCGGTTTTTGAAGGGATGGTGAAAAAGATTATAAACATCGAAATAGCGGAGGAGATTTTAAAACATCTTTTCTTCACCGGCTTGGGCACCTGGATTGCGGGAGGGATTTTCCACGGAATTTTCTTCTCCAAGGAAATACGCCTGCCGGAAAATCCGCTTTCCCGATCGTTGGTTATTGGAAACACCGAAACGACCATCGCTTTGGGGCTTTTGAATCTGCTTTTTTTGGGTTTTGTTCTCGTTCAGTTCCGTTATCTTTTTGGGGGCGCCAATCTGGTCGAAGTCACGTCGGGGCTGACCTATGCCGAATACGCCCGCCGGGGGTTTTTTGAACTGGTGGCGGTCGCCGGTTTGGTTTTGCCCCTGCTTTTGGGCTGGCACTGGCTTTTGCCAAAAGAGAATCCAAAATCCAAAAAACTCTTTCAGGTATTGGCGGGGGCTATGATTGTCCTTCTTTTCGTAATAATGGTTTCCGCCGTCAAACGGATGCGGCTTTACCAGAGCGAATACGGGCTCACCGAGCAGCGGCTTTACGCCACCGCGTTTATGGGCTGGCTGGCGGCGGTCTTCGTCTGGTTCGCCCTGACCGTTTTGCGCAACCGGCGGGAACGTTTTATGTTCGGAGCGGTCGTAACCGGTTTCGTGGCCATATTTGCGCTCCAAGTAATCAATCCGGAAAACCTAATTGTCCGCACCAACGTTTCGCTGGCACAGACCGGCAAGGACTTTGACGTCGATTATGCCGCCACCTTGAGCGACGACGCACTCCCCGCCATCGTTGGAGCGCTGCCCTTCTTAAAGGAAGCCGAACAAAAGAAAGTGTTTGACCGTGTGATTGCACCCAGGCTGGCGTCTTCTCAAAAGTCGGACTGGCGTACCTGGAGTTGGAGCCGTTATCAAGCCGAGAAAGTGCTTGCGGAATACCGAACGCCTTTTGAGAATATTATGAAATCGTGGAATTACGAAAATTCGCCGATTCTGGGATTTTCTACAGCTTTTTGA
- a CDS encoding tetratricopeptide repeat protein, which produces MKKLLTLLAVFLFAVPVVWGQENDPKKLFAEANRLYDAQNYLGAIQLYEQLTEQGVRTPALYYNLASAHFKTKAIGQSVLYLLRAQKLSPGDDDIEGNLRFVSQFTIDKGTLSSPPLAFFTELFPLGTWALWGTVYYFLFTGIITLRIWFKSRAFLLRWGTWLVGILLGVFALGFYLSWSWSKVPKGVLIAKEAPVKSGPGEDFVTQLLGHEGLTFQILEKREDYLEVLLPNGVKGWVKKEEAAKV; this is translated from the coding sequence ATGAAGAAACTTTTGACCCTGTTGGCCGTTTTCTTGTTTGCGGTTCCAGTCGTTTGGGGGCAAGAAAACGACCCCAAAAAGCTTTTTGCCGAGGCCAACCGGCTGTACGACGCTCAAAATTACCTTGGCGCCATTCAACTGTACGAACAACTGACAGAGCAGGGGGTGCGCACGCCGGCTTTGTATTATAATCTGGCCTCTGCCCACTTCAAAACCAAAGCAATCGGCCAATCAGTTCTCTACTTGTTGCGGGCACAAAAGCTTTCTCCGGGGGATGACGATATCGAGGGAAATTTGCGCTTTGTCTCCCAATTCACTATTGACAAGGGAACCCTTTCCTCCCCGCCTTTGGCTTTTTTCACCGAACTGTTTCCTTTAGGTACTTGGGCCTTGTGGGGCACGGTATACTACTTCCTTTTTACCGGCATAATCACCCTTCGTATCTGGTTTAAATCCCGGGCGTTCCTCTTGCGCTGGGGTACTTGGCTGGTTGGAATTCTTTTGGGGGTTTTTGCTCTTGGTTTCTACTTGAGTTGGAGTTGGTCAAAAGTTCCGAAGGGTGTCCTTATCGCCAAGGAAGCTCCGGTCAAATCCGGCCCCGGCGAGGATTTCGTCACCCAGCTGCTCGGCCACGAAGGGCTGACCTTCCAGATTCTGGAAAAACGTGAAGATTACCTTGAAGTGCTTTTGCCCAACGGTGTCAAGGGGTGGGTGAAGAAAGAAGAAGCGGCCAAGGTTTAG
- a CDS encoding transcriptional regulator produces MEQSKNNRGKDRVLRVVKSFAAKPAETPSRLIHERIRLGIVSALAVNPALSFNNLKKLLKTTDGNLSVHARKLEEAGLVKCSKSFVGRMPKTEYKITEAGRRALGRYLDEMENLIDIMHEQ; encoded by the coding sequence ATGGAACAATCAAAAAATAACCGGGGCAAAGACCGGGTTTTGCGGGTGGTAAAGAGTTTTGCAGCCAAGCCGGCCGAAACCCCCAGTCGCTTGATTCATGAGCGGATACGGCTGGGCATCGTCAGCGCGCTGGCGGTCAATCCCGCTTTGAGCTTCAACAATTTGAAAAAGCTGTTAAAAACCACGGACGGCAATTTGAGCGTGCATGCCCGCAAATTGGAAGAAGCCGGATTGGTGAAATGCAGCAAATCCTTTGTCGGGCGAATGCCGAAAACGGAGTACAAAATCACCGAAGCCGGGCGGCGGGCGCTGGGACGGTATCTGGATGAGATGGAAAATCTGATTGACATTATGCACGAGCAGTAA
- a CDS encoding DNA alkylation repair protein, with translation MNKHSIVQRVQSSLSRFSHPKYFMNSQRFEKEKLDTPFVLRTPIVRGISANHFREIRNLRKEKIFKLCKALLEERDGNLGDIAFDWVYRCRRRYKKKDFRTFERWLKKYVKSWGSCDHLCVHPLGHLILQYPELAVKTKKWAYSKNHWKRRAAAVALIPALRRKLLLEEAFQTADVLLQDEEDLVQKGYGWMLKEASNRFPKEVFRYVMKNRQKMPRTALRYAIEKLPTSLKKEAMRKDWQKED, from the coding sequence ATGAACAAGCACTCCATCGTGCAACGAGTTCAATCCTCCCTCTCCCGCTTTTCTCACCCCAAATACTTTATGAACTCGCAGCGATTTGAGAAGGAGAAATTGGACACCCCCTTCGTTTTGCGGACACCGATTGTAAGGGGAATTTCGGCAAACCACTTTCGGGAAATCAGAAACCTTCGAAAAGAGAAGATTTTCAAACTATGTAAAGCGCTTTTGGAGGAAAGGGACGGAAATTTGGGGGATATTGCGTTTGACTGGGTGTATCGATGTAGAAGGCGATACAAAAAGAAGGATTTCAGAACGTTTGAACGATGGCTGAAAAAATATGTCAAGAGCTGGGGGTCGTGTGACCATTTGTGTGTGCATCCTTTGGGGCATTTGATTCTGCAATATCCCGAACTGGCCGTAAAGACCAAAAAATGGGCGTACTCCAAAAACCATTGGAAACGGCGGGCGGCGGCGGTGGCGCTGATACCTGCGTTGCGAAGAAAATTACTGCTGGAAGAAGCGTTTCAAACGGCGGATGTTCTGTTGCAGGATGAGGAAGATTTGGTGCAGAAAGGATATGGGTGGATGTTGAAGGAGGCCAGCAACCGGTTTCCGAAAGAGGTTTTCCGGTATGTGATGAAAAACCGTCAGAAGATGCCGAGAACCGCTTTGCGATATGCGATTGAAAAATTGCCAACGTCGTTGAAAAAAGAGGCAATGCGGAAGGATTGGCAAAAGGAGGATTAA